The following DNA comes from Mycolicibacterium aromaticivorans JS19b1 = JCM 16368.
TTCGGTGGCCAACTGCTGGGTGAGGCTGTTGACCCCGGCCTTGGCCAGTCCGTAGAAGTTCGAGTACAGCCATGCCGCGGTGGACGACTGGTTGATGATCGCACCCCCGCCGCGCTTGGCCATCTTCTTGTACACCGCCCGGGTGCAGACCAGCGCGCCGTCGAGGTTCACGCTCATGAACTTCTTGTAGTAGTCCCAGTCGACGGTGATCAGGAAGTCCAGCTTCATCCCGCCGAAGATCGCGGCGTTGTTGACCAGATAGTCGATGCCGCCGAATTCGGCGAGAGTCTGATCGGCCATCGCCTTGGCCGACACCGGATCACTGACGTCAACCGGCAGCGCCAGTGCTGTGCCGCCCTCACCCAAGATCGCGTCGGCGACCTTTTGCGCGCCTTCGGTGTTGATGTCGGCGACCACCACGGCGGCGCCTTCCCTGGCGAGCGCCTCGGCATACGCCTGGCCGATACCGCCGCCTGCGCCGGTGACGATGGCCACCTTGTCGTCGAACTGTCCCATCTGAGTTCCTCTCTAGTCTGTGGTGCGGTCAGACCGCTGTGGCAATGACTTTGAGCTCGAGGTATTCCTCGAACCCCGCCAGACCCATTTCCCTGCCGACCCCGGATTGCTTGTAGCCGCCGAAGGGTACGTCCGCGGAGTACCACACGCCGCCGTTGACGTTCACGGTGCCGACCCGCAGCCGATCCGCGACGCCTTGGGCGCGCTCCGGATCACTGCTGAACACGCTGCCCGACAGGCCGTACGGCGAATCGTTGGCGATGTCGACCGCGTCGTCGTCACCGTCGTGGGCGATCACCGTCAGCACCGGTCCGAAGATCTCTTCCCGCGCCACCCGGGCGGAATTGTCCAGGCCCGCAATGACAGTCGGTGAGATGAAGTAGCCGGTGTCGCGGTCGGCCGGGCGGCCCCCGCCGCACGCGAACCGCCCGCCTTCGGTGATTGCGAGGTCGAGGTAGGACTGCACCCGGTCGCGTTGACGCTCGGAGATGACCGGCCCGCAGATGGTTCCGGGGTTGGTCGGGTCCCCCGCCTTGATGCCACCCATCGTCGCCGCGGCCGCCTCGACCGCTTCGTCGTAGCGGGCTCGTGGTACCACCAGACGAGTGGTGATCGCGCAGCCCTGTCCGGCGTGCATCGACGCGGTGAACGCCGCCATCGAGCACGCGCCGGCCAGGTCGGCGTCGTCGAGCACCAGGAATGCGGACTTCCCGCCGAGCTCCAGGAAGACCTTCTTGATGGTCGCGGCGC
Coding sequences within:
- a CDS encoding SDR family oxidoreductase, which gives rise to MGQFDDKVAIVTGAGGGIGQAYAEALAREGAAVVVADINTEGAQKVADAILGEGGTALALPVDVSDPVSAKAMADQTLAEFGGIDYLVNNAAIFGGMKLDFLITVDWDYYKKFMSVNLDGALVCTRAVYKKMAKRGGGAIINQSSTAAWLYSNFYGLAKAGVNSLTQQLATELGGQNIRINAIAPGPINTEANRTTTPQEMVADIVKGIPLSRMGEVDDLVGMCLFLLSDQAKWITGQIFNVDGGQIFRS